From a single Rhodospirillaceae bacterium genomic region:
- a CDS encoding helical backbone metal receptor, with the protein MAETAGPLLEDDAGTRFASAGPEARIACFVPSITELLVDLGLKDRLVARTRFCIHPAEAVARIPAIGGTKKVNLRKLEALAPTHAVLNIDENTVEMAEAMRGFVPNVVVTHPLVPEDNLRLYALMGGLFGKADEASALARRFEAARAALPPAGPAAHRDVLYFIWKDPWMTVSRDTYISAMLGLIGWRTTHHDPDVRYPTVDLTPETVAATDLFLFPTEPYEFTRAEVDAFLRDHDCPPEKALMVDGEYCSWYGSRAIAGLRYLKDLADSVRRRD; encoded by the coding sequence ATGGCGGAAACGGCGGGACCGCTGCTGGAAGACGATGCCGGCACCCGCTTCGCATCGGCCGGGCCGGAGGCGCGGATCGCCTGCTTCGTGCCGTCGATCACCGAACTGCTGGTCGATCTCGGCCTCAAGGACCGGCTGGTCGCGCGCACCCGCTTCTGCATCCATCCGGCCGAGGCGGTGGCGCGCATTCCCGCGATCGGCGGCACCAAGAAAGTCAATCTGCGCAAGCTGGAGGCGCTGGCGCCGACCCACGCTGTTCTGAATATCGACGAAAACACCGTCGAGATGGCCGAGGCGATGCGCGGCTTCGTGCCGAACGTCGTCGTCACCCATCCCCTGGTTCCCGAGGACAATCTGCGGCTCTACGCCCTGATGGGCGGCCTGTTCGGCAAGGCGGACGAGGCGTCGGCCCTGGCCCGGCGGTTCGAGGCCGCGCGCGCCGCCCTGCCGCCGGCCGGTCCCGCCGCGCACCGGGACGTGCTCTATTTCATCTGGAAGGACCCGTGGATGACGGTGTCGCGCGACACCTACATCTCGGCGATGCTCGGCCTGATCGGCTGGCGGACGACCCATCACGATCCGGACGTCCGCTATCCGACGGTGGACCTGACGCCGGAGACAGTGGCGGCGACCGACCTGTTCCTGTTCCCGACCGAGCCTTACGAGTTCACCCGCGCGGAGGTCGACGCCTTCCTGCGCGACCACGATTGCCCGCCGGAGAAGGCGCTCATGGTCGACGGCGAATATTGCAGCTGGTACGGCAGCCGCGCCATCGCCGGCCTGCGCTATCTGAAGGACTTGGCAGACAGCGTGCGGCGGCGGGACTGA
- a CDS encoding LLM class flavin-dependent oxidoreductase has protein sequence MKVGILFTSHPDPKSEPYPHRGIHERVTREILEAEELGFDAVWIAEHHFSNKYGILPDPFSFLSYLAAKTTRIRLGAAVMVVPLHHPLRIVENAAFVDILSGGRFQLGMGSGYRPYEFEGLGISYEERRAIQAEAIPLILDGFHKKRVNSDGRYFRFAMDETYEVFPQPVQQPHPPFFMAAGTDGSIRTAARNGFGLMQSLLPSAATIGEHIALYREHMAEAPAPLDANPAFGEVDVVRMTYVAATDARAREESEAGITHHMKSFMSGEVGRYLGDVAEKTDESEFAYERLVKDTILHGAPDTVLRRIEAFRDVGATSLMLHYPPYYGPERTLDMLRLFAAEVLPELKRMDTAAQPRRAAE, from the coding sequence ATGAAGGTCGGCATTCTCTTCACCTCGCACCCGGACCCGAAGTCCGAACCCTATCCGCACCGGGGCATTCACGAGCGGGTCACGCGCGAGATCCTCGAAGCCGAGGAGCTGGGCTTCGATGCCGTGTGGATTGCCGAGCACCACTTTTCCAACAAATACGGCATCCTGCCGGACCCGTTCAGCTTCCTGTCCTACCTGGCGGCGAAGACGACGCGGATCCGGCTCGGCGCGGCGGTCATGGTCGTGCCGCTGCACCATCCCCTGCGCATCGTGGAGAATGCCGCCTTCGTCGATATCCTGAGCGGCGGGCGCTTCCAGCTCGGCATGGGTTCCGGCTACCGCCCCTACGAGTTCGAGGGGCTCGGCATCAGCTACGAGGAACGGCGCGCCATCCAGGCCGAGGCGATCCCGCTGATCCTCGACGGCTTCCACAAGAAGCGGGTGAACAGCGACGGCCGGTATTTCCGCTTCGCGATGGACGAGACATACGAGGTCTTTCCCCAGCCGGTCCAGCAGCCGCACCCGCCCTTCTTCATGGCTGCCGGCACCGACGGCTCGATCCGCACGGCGGCGCGCAACGGCTTCGGGCTGATGCAGTCCCTGCTGCCCTCGGCCGCCACCATCGGCGAGCATATCGCGCTTTACCGCGAGCATATGGCGGAGGCGCCGGCGCCGCTCGACGCCAACCCTGCGTTCGGCGAGGTCGACGTGGTGCGCATGACCTATGTCGCGGCGACCGACGCCCGGGCGCGCGAGGAAAGCGAGGCCGGCATCACGCACCACATGAAGTCGTTCATGAGCGGTGAGGTCGGGCGCTACCTCGGCGACGTCGCGGAGAAGACGGACGAAAGCGAGTTCGCCTACGAGCGCCTGGTGAAGGACACCATCCTGCACGGCGCGCCCGACACGGTGCTGCGCCGGATCGAGGCGTTCCGCGACGTCGGCGCGACCTCGCTGATGCTGCACTATCCGCCCTATTACGGCCCGGAGCGGACCCTCGACATGCTGCGCCTGTTCGCCGCCGAGGTGCTGCCGGAGTTGAAGCGGATGGATACCGCCGCCCAGCCGCGCCGCGCGGCGGAGTGA
- a CDS encoding 3-hydroxyanthranilate 3,4-dioxygenase, giving the protein MPGLAAFNLMQWIADHDEVLRPPVGNAQIWQDANFIVTIVAGPNERTDFHDDPLEEFFYQIKGDMTLRIIEDGRIKDVPIREGDVLLLPPHTRHSPQRPEPGSYGLVIEAQRPEGHLDAFEWYCDNCGHRIHRDEFQLSSIVDDLPPVFRNYYASEELRTCSNCGWLDPGRRPPPPAEGLPRIVMG; this is encoded by the coding sequence ATGCCCGGACTCGCCGCCTTCAACCTGATGCAGTGGATCGCCGACCATGACGAGGTGCTCAGGCCGCCGGTCGGCAACGCCCAGATCTGGCAGGACGCCAACTTTATCGTCACCATCGTCGCCGGGCCGAACGAGCGCACGGATTTCCACGACGACCCGCTGGAGGAGTTCTTCTACCAGATCAAGGGCGACATGACCCTGCGCATCATCGAGGACGGGCGCATCAAGGACGTGCCGATCCGCGAGGGCGACGTGCTGCTGCTGCCGCCCCACACCCGCCATTCGCCGCAGCGGCCGGAGCCCGGCTCCTACGGCCTAGTGATCGAGGCGCAGCGGCCGGAGGGCCATCTCGACGCCTTCGAATGGTATTGCGACAACTGCGGCCACCGCATCCACCGCGACGAGTTCCAGCTCAGCAGCATCGTCGACGACCTGCCGCCGGTGTTCCGCAACTACTACGCCAGCGAGGAATTGCGCACCTGCAGCAACTGCGGCTGGCTCGACCCCGGCCGCCGCCCGCCCCCGCCGGCGGAGGGATTGCCGCGGATTGTGATGGGGTGA
- a CDS encoding cytochrome b/b6 domain-containing protein, with amino-acid sequence MPPARTGYSATQIALHWVIAVLVVAQVVLHEGMHAAYREARGGPAATEAESLMADLHVAGGIAVFLLALLRVALRLRRGAPSPPAEERAILRFAARAVHFAFYAIILLMPLTGALAWFGGVEASAAVHRAGMLAIFILLLLHVAGALYHHFVLKTDVMRRILRPEKGG; translated from the coding sequence ATGCCGCCTGCCAGAACGGGGTATTCCGCAACGCAGATCGCGCTGCACTGGGTCATTGCGGTGCTGGTGGTCGCGCAGGTCGTGCTGCACGAGGGGATGCATGCGGCCTACCGGGAAGCCCGGGGCGGGCCGGCGGCCACCGAGGCCGAGAGCCTGATGGCCGATCTGCACGTCGCCGGCGGCATCGCAGTCTTCCTGCTCGCCCTCTTGCGCGTCGCGCTCCGGCTGCGGCGCGGCGCCCCCTCTCCGCCCGCCGAGGAGCGCGCGATCCTGCGCTTCGCCGCTAGAGCGGTCCACTTCGCGTTCTACGCGATCATCCTGCTGATGCCGCTCACCGGCGCGCTGGCCTGGTTCGGCGGCGTCGAGGCGTCGGCCGCGGTGCACCGGGCCGGCATGCTGGCGATCTTCATCCTGCTGCTGCTGCACGTCGCCGGTGCGCTCTACCACCACTTCGTGCTCAAGACCGACGTTATGCGCCGCATCCTGCGGCCGGAGAAGGGCGGCTGA